One window of Saccharopolyspora phatthalungensis genomic DNA carries:
- a CDS encoding thiopeptide-type bacteriocin biosynthesis protein, whose protein sequence is MATDQLNSDRRKNMPCSSATATPAEIAQAVLAVLSGTPLDQVAAEKDIESADLADACQTYQQAGLAALEAHAEHDWYQVSLELPTGDSVEHTMTAILAPRLQQLQDTGDITAWWFIRKTPGLRVRITPGNTAAAVEPVLDELVTSGALASWRRTRYEPEAMAFGGQPGMAIAHKLFSADSHHILAYLRQSQPAIGRRELSILLCTAMFRGAGQEWFECGDIWHRVSQTRPKPADVASSAELATQLATLLTHDPRPAGPLFGNEGPLTAFAPWANAFHDAGCVLATAGNDGTLHRGIRSVLAHHVIFHWNRLGLTLPTQTILAHTAAGVIAGSEVV, encoded by the coding sequence ATGGCTACTGATCAGCTGAATTCCGATCGTCGCAAGAACATGCCCTGTTCTTCCGCGACGGCAACGCCTGCCGAGATCGCACAGGCCGTGCTCGCGGTGCTCAGCGGTACTCCACTCGACCAAGTTGCGGCCGAGAAAGACATCGAGTCTGCCGATCTGGCCGACGCATGCCAGACCTACCAGCAAGCCGGACTTGCCGCATTAGAAGCCCACGCCGAGCACGACTGGTATCAGGTCTCCCTCGAACTCCCCACCGGGGACAGCGTCGAGCACACGATGACTGCCATCCTGGCCCCTCGGCTACAGCAACTACAGGACACCGGCGATATCACCGCATGGTGGTTCATCCGCAAGACTCCTGGCCTACGCGTGCGAATCACACCTGGCAACACGGCCGCCGCCGTGGAACCCGTCCTCGACGAACTCGTCACCTCAGGCGCGCTCGCTTCCTGGCGCCGAACCCGCTACGAACCCGAGGCCATGGCCTTCGGCGGCCAACCGGGAATGGCCATCGCACACAAGCTGTTCAGCGCGGATAGCCACCACATCCTGGCCTACCTCCGGCAATCGCAGCCCGCCATAGGCCGACGCGAACTCTCAATCCTGCTGTGCACAGCGATGTTCCGCGGAGCAGGACAGGAATGGTTCGAGTGCGGCGACATTTGGCACCGCGTCTCCCAAACACGGCCGAAGCCCGCCGACGTTGCCAGTTCAGCCGAACTGGCCACCCAGCTCGCCACGCTGCTCACCCACGATCCGCGGCCCGCCGGCCCGTTGTTTGGCAACGAAGGGCCGCTGACGGCCTTCGCGCCTTGGGCTAACGCGTTTCACGACGCGGGATGCGTCCTGGCGACAGCTGGTAACGACGGAACCCTGCACAGGGGCATTCGCAGCGTCCTTGCCCACCATGTGATCTTCCACTGGAATCGGCTCGGGCTGACGCTGCCAACGCAAACCATCCTGGCCCACACCGCTGCCGGAGTAATCGCCGGAAGCGAGGTCGTGTGA
- a CDS encoding FAD/NAD(P)-binding protein produces MTAMVALPSPYRVVERTDDTLNTATIVLEPANSALPPFSPGQFAMVYAFGIGDIPVSVSGIHGHRLTHTIRAVGAVSSALHGVRPGQMVGVRGPFGTGWDLPRSRGRDLLVVAGGIGLAPLRTVVLEALAEPELYGRLNVLIGARAPGELLYTAQTRSWQAAGARVLVAVDRPDEAWTGDVGVVTTMLDRATFDPEETAAFLCGPEVMIRATARDLVHRGVPPDRIRVALERTMHCGTGHCGHCQLGPLLLCRDGPVVSWTYAESLLAVREL; encoded by the coding sequence ATGACCGCCATGGTGGCTCTTCCATCGCCGTACCGCGTCGTGGAGCGCACCGACGACACGCTGAACACCGCGACGATCGTCCTGGAGCCGGCGAATTCGGCGCTGCCCCCGTTTTCTCCAGGGCAGTTCGCCATGGTGTACGCCTTCGGCATCGGCGACATCCCGGTGTCGGTCAGCGGTATCCACGGGCATCGCTTGACGCACACCATCCGGGCCGTGGGGGCGGTCTCCAGTGCGCTGCACGGGGTGCGGCCTGGCCAGATGGTTGGTGTGCGCGGTCCGTTCGGCACCGGTTGGGACCTGCCCCGCAGCCGCGGACGCGATCTGCTGGTCGTGGCAGGTGGTATCGGGCTGGCGCCGCTGCGGACGGTGGTGCTTGAGGCGCTGGCCGAGCCCGAGCTGTACGGGCGGCTCAACGTCCTGATCGGAGCGCGTGCCCCCGGCGAGTTGCTCTACACCGCTCAGACGCGCAGCTGGCAGGCGGCCGGGGCCCGAGTCCTGGTCGCTGTGGACCGGCCCGATGAGGCGTGGACCGGTGATGTCGGGGTCGTCACCACCATGCTCGACCGGGCGACCTTTGACCCGGAGGAGACCGCGGCGTTCCTCTGCGGACCGGAGGTGATGATCCGGGCCACTGCCCGCGACCTGGTCCATCGAGGCGTTCCACCTGACCGGATCCGCGTCGCGCTCGAACGCACCATGCACTGCGGCACCGGTCACTGCGGCCACTGCCAACTCGGACCGCTGCTGCTGTGCCGCGACGGTCCTGTCGTGAGCTGGACGTATGCCGAGTCCCTGCTCGCAGTACGGGAGCTGTGA
- the fxlM gene encoding methyltransferase, FxLD system, whose translation MNSLREMKADSASDASRAEALREEMIGKLWEMGAIRSDRVAEVFRAVDRRWYTLDTPLEEVYDPMGAVHVKWDEHGVPVSTVSSPQLQAGMLEQADIRPGMNVLEIGSGGVNAAMMSWLAGPGGTTTTVDIDPDVTDRARSLLDQTGYSGVNVVTADAENGVPTHAPYDRIIVTVGAWDIPPAWLDQLAPEGCIVVPLRMRGLTRSLALERTGDHLESQSADVCGFVKMQGAGANAEQLLSLRDEKVLVRFDDGWPGDQPPKLDGVLDTSRVDVWSGVTIAGTESFDTLQLWLATVFTGFGRLAAEASQKEALVDPDVMWFDPTAVQDDSVAYLTARRAGPGVSEFGVHAFGPHAGVLAEAMAEQVRVWGHDQRHGPGPAFAVWPKDAPAERLPEGLVIDKRHCRVTVSWPTANTAEDQGN comes from the coding sequence GTGAATTCACTTCGTGAGATGAAAGCGGATTCTGCTAGCGATGCCTCGCGGGCCGAGGCTCTGCGGGAGGAAATGATCGGCAAGCTCTGGGAGATGGGGGCGATCCGAAGCGATCGGGTCGCCGAGGTTTTCCGCGCGGTTGACCGGCGTTGGTACACGCTGGACACACCGTTGGAAGAGGTCTATGACCCGATGGGCGCCGTGCATGTGAAGTGGGACGAGCACGGTGTGCCGGTCAGTACGGTCTCCTCGCCGCAGCTTCAAGCCGGCATGCTGGAGCAGGCCGACATCCGCCCCGGCATGAATGTGCTGGAGATCGGGTCGGGCGGTGTGAATGCCGCGATGATGAGCTGGCTGGCCGGGCCGGGCGGAACGACCACCACTGTGGACATTGACCCCGATGTGACCGACCGCGCCCGCAGCCTGCTGGATCAGACCGGCTACTCGGGTGTGAACGTGGTGACCGCGGATGCGGAGAACGGCGTGCCGACGCACGCACCTTACGACCGGATCATCGTCACGGTCGGAGCGTGGGACATCCCGCCTGCATGGCTCGACCAACTCGCGCCGGAGGGCTGCATCGTGGTTCCTCTGCGAATGCGGGGCTTGACCCGCTCGTTGGCCCTGGAAAGGACCGGCGACCACCTGGAAAGCCAATCCGCCGACGTGTGCGGTTTTGTCAAGATGCAGGGCGCGGGAGCCAACGCGGAACAGTTGCTGTCCCTGCGCGACGAGAAAGTCCTGGTCCGCTTCGACGACGGTTGGCCCGGAGACCAGCCGCCCAAGTTGGACGGCGTGCTCGACACCTCGCGCGTCGATGTGTGGTCTGGCGTGACCATCGCCGGCACCGAGTCGTTCGACACTCTCCAGCTCTGGCTGGCCACCGTGTTCACCGGATTCGGTCGTCTGGCGGCTGAGGCCAGTCAGAAGGAAGCGCTGGTCGATCCCGACGTGATGTGGTTCGACCCGACAGCGGTCCAGGACGACTCCGTTGCCTACCTGACCGCGCGCCGTGCAGGGCCGGGGGTCTCCGAGTTCGGGGTGCACGCGTTCGGCCCGCACGCTGGCGTGCTGGCGGAGGCGATGGCCGAACAAGTGCGCGTCTGGGGCCACGATCAGCGCCACGGTCCGGGACCCGCGTTCGCGGTGTGGCCGAAGGACGCTCCCGCCGAGCGTCTGCCCGAAGGACTCGTCATTGACAAGCGGCACTGCCGCGTCACGGTCTCCTGGCCCACAGCTAATACCGCCGAGGACCAGGGAAATTGA
- a CDS encoding cyclic nucleotide-binding domain-containing protein, with the protein MTVVRHGFAGALPPEHRERLLGLAHETSFPAEIRIFDEDGEADRFWIIRSGRVALDIHIPGRGPVVVETIGDDELLGWSWMFEPYRWHLGAQTRSPVRAYEFDAKQVRDARDADPAFGLALTDCVAQVVARRLKAARLRLLDLYAVGGTEDGGSRA; encoded by the coding sequence GTGACGGTCGTTCGGCACGGCTTTGCCGGCGCGCTGCCACCCGAGCATCGCGAGCGGCTGCTCGGACTTGCCCACGAGACTTCTTTCCCTGCTGAAATCCGCATTTTCGACGAGGACGGTGAGGCCGACCGGTTCTGGATCATCCGTTCGGGACGGGTCGCGCTCGATATCCACATCCCGGGCCGCGGCCCTGTTGTCGTGGAGACCATTGGTGATGACGAACTGCTCGGCTGGTCCTGGATGTTCGAGCCGTATCGCTGGCACTTGGGGGCGCAAACGCGCAGCCCGGTGCGGGCGTACGAGTTCGACGCGAAGCAGGTGCGCGACGCACGCGATGCGGATCCCGCGTTCGGATTGGCGCTGACCGACTGCGTTGCCCAAGTGGTCGCACGGAGGTTGAAGGCCGCGCGCCTGCGCCTCCTGGACCTCTACGCGGTCGGAGGCACCGAGGACGGCGGTAGCAGGGCATGA
- a CDS encoding lantibiotic dehydratase has protein sequence MGSRTTFYRSTGVVLARASTDPGGLELPDDLDGDSAACREWLARLWHRAEVRAALKVASPVLSQQIDAVLAGEVIENRRLVSLLGSVSSYLRRWQRRATPFGLFAGVAAASVGTAPTPLRHEPHRITARADARWLGRIVDDLEQRTDLLKRLSVVVNNAGFIRGDRFVIPTRPDETQPGKPAALDVAVRLSKPVHAALAAADTPRPLAAVAHRIAEKIPHATSDRIYSLLTDLVSRRALITNLRAPMTTVDALAHLIAELEAADAGDLPDLGDLIKQLSTIRDELPCDAPSEPSSLAALAGAAERMREVRDAEKTLAVDVALQDQLTVPDVVLQEAESAATALLRLTQHPFGTPAWRDFHARFLDRYGAGTQVAVRDVIADSGLGFPAGWLGAPRLHSPHLLTERDGTLLALIQRATADGQREITLTQELIDRLRVGDHDNMVPPERVELAFQLHARSSDALARGRFQLWVTGAMHAGSMAGRFAHVLPDADRHRLAGTYEPGGEHTIAAQLSFPPRREHNENITRVPELLPKVLSLSEHHGNHGSEIDIDDLAVTADHQGLSLVRLSTGQRVRPWVLHALETSAQTPPLARFLAEVPSARCGFYGLLDFGAAREMPFLPRVRYGRTVLSPAQWRLGSVDLPQTDAEESTWDIALAEWRDRWQVPASVLLVEGEQRLPLDLDDRHDRMLLRRRLDRSSNVIVRESGDHQDHAWAGRVCEFLVPLTAAGPVDNRPRTAAHHTITRSDAHLPGNTAVLRADLRGHPWRFNDILTTYLPHLLHAVEDHAERWWFSRHHDSTRPDSDQYLVLSLRLHDPGQYGAAAARLADWAAQLRDAGLLADLALGTYQPPGTFGHGPANEAAAEEVFAADSAVALAQLHWASGTGPPIQAAAAASMADIAASLAPSPEAGYRWLCELIPQEHGKLDRSLREAALRLTAIGSLPELSMIPAGHPVATAWQRRRAALAAFRDQHRRGPEPAIVLRTLLHDHHLRGVGVDPGTERLTNRLARVVAQRQLALLGRGYP, from the coding sequence GTGGGCTCTCGGACCACCTTCTACCGGAGCACGGGTGTCGTGCTGGCGCGTGCCAGCACCGACCCCGGTGGACTGGAATTGCCCGACGACCTCGACGGTGACAGCGCGGCTTGCCGGGAGTGGCTGGCGCGGCTGTGGCACCGCGCGGAGGTCCGGGCCGCGCTGAAGGTGGCCAGTCCGGTGCTGTCCCAGCAGATCGACGCCGTGCTCGCTGGCGAGGTCATCGAGAACCGCCGGCTCGTGAGCCTGCTCGGCTCGGTCTCGTCGTATCTGCGCCGCTGGCAGCGGCGCGCCACCCCGTTCGGCCTCTTCGCCGGGGTGGCCGCCGCGTCAGTGGGTACCGCTCCCACTCCGCTACGCCACGAACCTCACCGGATCACGGCTCGGGCGGATGCGCGATGGCTGGGCCGCATCGTCGACGATCTGGAACAGCGCACCGACCTCCTGAAACGGCTGTCCGTGGTGGTCAACAACGCCGGATTCATTCGTGGCGACCGGTTTGTCATACCGACCCGGCCAGACGAAACCCAGCCGGGGAAACCCGCCGCGCTGGACGTCGCAGTCCGCCTGTCCAAGCCGGTACATGCGGCGCTGGCCGCAGCAGACACACCGAGACCGCTCGCGGCAGTGGCCCACAGGATCGCCGAGAAAATTCCCCACGCCACATCCGACCGGATCTACTCCCTACTGACTGATCTGGTCTCCCGTCGAGCATTGATCACCAATCTGCGCGCACCAATGACCACTGTGGACGCGCTGGCGCATTTGATCGCCGAGCTTGAGGCCGCCGATGCGGGTGATTTGCCAGACCTCGGAGACCTGATCAAACAGCTCTCCACCATCCGCGATGAACTGCCCTGCGATGCCCCCTCGGAGCCGTCCTCGCTGGCCGCGTTGGCGGGCGCCGCCGAGCGGATGCGGGAGGTGCGCGATGCCGAGAAGACCCTCGCCGTCGACGTCGCACTGCAAGACCAGCTCACGGTGCCCGACGTGGTGCTGCAGGAGGCTGAGTCTGCGGCCACGGCATTGCTGCGCCTGACTCAGCACCCGTTCGGCACACCCGCCTGGCGCGACTTCCACGCCCGCTTCCTTGACCGCTACGGCGCGGGAACGCAGGTGGCCGTGCGTGACGTCATCGCCGACTCCGGGCTGGGGTTTCCCGCCGGCTGGCTTGGCGCCCCGCGGTTACACAGCCCTCACCTCCTGACTGAACGCGATGGCACACTGCTGGCCCTCATCCAGCGCGCCACGGCGGACGGCCAACGCGAAATCACATTGACCCAGGAACTGATCGACCGTCTCCGGGTCGGCGACCACGACAACATGGTCCCTCCGGAACGAGTCGAGCTGGCCTTTCAACTCCACGCGCGTTCCTCCGACGCCCTGGCACGGGGACGGTTCCAGCTGTGGGTCACCGGAGCGATGCACGCCGGCAGCATGGCCGGCCGGTTCGCGCACGTGCTGCCAGACGCCGATCGACACCGCCTAGCCGGGACCTACGAACCGGGCGGCGAGCACACCATCGCGGCGCAACTCTCGTTTCCGCCGCGTCGCGAGCACAACGAGAACATCACCCGCGTACCAGAGCTGCTACCGAAGGTCCTGTCGTTGTCCGAGCACCACGGCAACCATGGCTCGGAGATCGATATCGACGATCTCGCGGTTACTGCAGATCATCAAGGGTTGAGCCTGGTGCGATTGTCCACCGGGCAGCGGGTGCGGCCGTGGGTGCTGCACGCACTAGAGACGTCGGCGCAGACCCCGCCGCTGGCGCGATTTCTGGCCGAAGTCCCGTCGGCGCGCTGCGGCTTCTACGGACTGCTCGACTTCGGAGCCGCCCGGGAGATGCCCTTCCTGCCTCGCGTGCGCTACGGCCGCACGGTGCTGTCGCCGGCCCAGTGGAGACTGGGGTCAGTCGACCTGCCCCAGACCGACGCGGAAGAGTCCACTTGGGACATCGCGCTGGCCGAGTGGCGTGACCGGTGGCAGGTTCCCGCATCGGTGCTGCTGGTGGAAGGCGAGCAACGCCTCCCGCTGGATCTGGACGACCGGCACGACCGGATGCTGTTGCGACGTCGCCTGGATCGCAGCAGCAACGTGATCGTGCGCGAAAGCGGTGACCATCAGGATCATGCCTGGGCGGGGCGCGTGTGCGAATTCCTCGTCCCACTGACCGCTGCCGGCCCCGTTGATAACCGTCCCCGGACGGCAGCGCACCACACCATCACACGCTCCGACGCGCACCTTCCAGGCAATACCGCAGTGCTTCGCGCCGACCTGCGCGGCCACCCTTGGCGCTTCAACGACATCCTCACCACGTACCTGCCGCACTTACTCCATGCCGTCGAGGACCACGCGGAACGATGGTGGTTTTCCCGGCATCACGACAGCACCCGCCCTGACAGCGACCAATACCTCGTGCTGTCTCTCCGGCTTCACGATCCCGGACAGTACGGGGCAGCCGCCGCGCGGCTCGCCGACTGGGCCGCACAGCTACGCGACGCCGGTCTGCTTGCGGATCTCGCACTCGGCACCTACCAGCCGCCGGGAACCTTCGGCCACGGGCCAGCCAACGAGGCGGCGGCCGAAGAGGTCTTCGCGGCCGATTCCGCCGTGGCGCTGGCCCAACTCCACTGGGCCAGCGGAACCGGACCGCCCATCCAGGCTGCTGCGGCTGCGTCGATGGCCGACATCGCCGCGTCCCTGGCCCCCAGCCCCGAAGCAGGCTATCGCTGGCTGTGTGAACTCATCCCGCAGGAACACGGAAAGCTCGACCGCTCGCTACGCGAGGCCGCACTACGTCTGACGGCCATCGGTTCTCTGCCCGAGCTGAGCATGATCCCCGCCGGTCACCCCGTGGCCACCGCGTGGCAGCGCCGGCGAGCCGCATTGGCCGCCTTCCGCGACCAGCATCGTCGCGGCCCCGAACCCGCAATCGTGTTGCGGACATTGCTGCACGACCACCACCTCCGTGGCGTGGGCGTCGATCCCGGTACCGAACGTCTGACCAACCGGCTCGCGCGCGTCGTCGCCCAACGCCAGCTCGCGTTGCTGGGCAGGGGATACCCGTGA
- a CDS encoding FxLD family lanthipeptide gives MPLSLALADGIDTAPAPETDEFTLDVSVVEASLPLAKMSCDTSDNCGGTTCGSACTSQVAQNPF, from the coding sequence GTGCCTCTGTCACTGGCACTAGCCGACGGGATTGACACGGCACCGGCCCCTGAGACCGACGAGTTCACGCTCGATGTGAGCGTGGTGGAGGCGAGCCTGCCGTTGGCGAAGATGTCGTGCGACACCAGCGACAACTGCGGCGGGACGACCTGCGGCAGTGCTTGCACCAGCCAGGTCGCCCAGAACCCGTTCTGA
- a CDS encoding lanthionine synthetase C family protein, with protein MIAQPTDDLTGQLVDQLTTSMPPAADEFWQVQSLSRGTAGIALLHIERAHTNAGTWTSAHTWVKAATADSVIDSNDASLYLGAPAICAMLHAAADQIPAYAAALNRILPAVIASAHRRVDAALTRINRRETATFDEYDLFRGLTGIGRLLLEQEPGNDALARILDYLVRLTHPLQLDGTTLPGWWVSHDPDPKLPAPGGHANFGLAHGISGPLALLATAQRRGVTVPGQPEAIERICAYLDTWRHNSDSGSWWPQWITRSQLNAEALHQHEPPRPSWCYGTPGIGRAHQLAALALPDTARQRMAEQTVAACLSDPAQLALIGDTSLCHGWSGLYQTAWRTAQDALTPAISLQLPHLARQLTRHVDLRATGEDAGFLTGAAGLGLALHTASRNAAPLSGWDSWLLIS; from the coding sequence GTGATCGCCCAGCCCACCGACGACCTCACCGGCCAGCTCGTCGACCAGCTGACAACTTCGATGCCGCCTGCCGCCGACGAGTTCTGGCAGGTGCAGTCGCTGTCCCGGGGAACTGCGGGGATCGCACTTCTGCACATCGAACGAGCCCATACCAACGCGGGAACCTGGACTTCAGCCCACACGTGGGTAAAGGCCGCCACCGCGGACAGCGTCATCGACAGCAACGACGCATCGCTGTATCTCGGTGCTCCCGCGATCTGCGCCATGCTGCACGCAGCAGCCGACCAGATCCCGGCCTACGCGGCAGCGTTGAACAGAATCTTGCCCGCCGTCATCGCCTCAGCCCACCGTCGCGTCGACGCCGCCCTGACACGGATCAACCGCAGGGAAACCGCAACCTTCGACGAGTACGACCTATTCCGCGGGCTGACCGGCATCGGACGACTTCTTCTGGAGCAAGAGCCGGGAAACGACGCACTCGCACGGATTCTCGACTACCTCGTACGACTGACCCACCCGCTGCAACTCGACGGCACCACGCTTCCCGGATGGTGGGTCTCCCACGACCCAGACCCCAAGCTGCCCGCCCCCGGAGGGCACGCCAACTTCGGCCTCGCCCACGGCATCAGCGGCCCGCTCGCTCTTCTCGCAACGGCCCAGCGGCGCGGCGTCACCGTGCCCGGCCAGCCCGAGGCCATCGAACGCATCTGCGCCTACCTCGACACCTGGCGTCACAACAGCGACAGCGGCTCCTGGTGGCCCCAATGGATCACCCGATCCCAACTCAACGCAGAAGCCTTACACCAGCACGAACCGCCCCGGCCGAGCTGGTGTTACGGCACCCCCGGCATCGGACGCGCCCACCAGCTCGCCGCGCTCGCTCTTCCCGACACAGCACGACAACGCATGGCCGAACAGACCGTGGCGGCGTGCCTGTCCGATCCGGCTCAACTCGCTCTGATCGGCGACACCAGCCTGTGCCACGGCTGGTCCGGGCTCTACCAAACTGCCTGGCGCACCGCCCAGGACGCGCTCACCCCCGCGATCAGCCTCCAGCTACCGCACCTGGCCCGCCAGCTCACTCGGCACGTCGATCTCCGCGCGACCGGCGAGGATGCCGGGTTCCTGACAGGCGCAGCCGGCCTCGGCCTCGCCCTGCACACCGCCAGCCGCAACGCTGCGCCTCTCTCCGGATGGGACTCATGGCTACTGATCAGCTGA
- a CDS encoding hydrogenase maturation protease: protein MHVPARIAVIGVGNEYRRDDGVGWAVVSRMSERARSRPLPGETILTACDGDPARLISMWEDTHLTIVVDAAHAHPAHPGRVHRLQLEGDQPWQTGSETSSHGLGLGDAVKLARVLDRLPRQLVVFAVECAETGLGSGLSQQVSDVVEPLAKRIEEEIEHAVVRAISG from the coding sequence ATGCATGTCCCTGCCCGGATCGCTGTCATCGGGGTCGGCAACGAGTACCGTCGCGACGACGGCGTGGGCTGGGCCGTCGTGTCCCGGATGAGTGAACGTGCGCGGAGCCGACCGCTGCCAGGCGAAACGATCCTCACTGCGTGCGACGGCGACCCCGCCCGTCTGATCTCCATGTGGGAGGACACCCACCTCACCATCGTGGTAGACGCGGCACACGCCCACCCCGCCCACCCCGGCCGCGTACACCGGCTGCAGCTCGAAGGCGACCAGCCATGGCAGACGGGCAGCGAGACCAGTTCGCACGGACTCGGCCTCGGCGACGCGGTCAAACTCGCCCGCGTACTGGACCGGCTGCCGCGACAACTGGTCGTCTTCGCAGTCGAATGTGCGGAGACCGGTCTTGGCTCCGGTCTGTCGCAACAGGTCTCGGACGTAGTGGAACCCCTCGCGAAGCGAATCGAGGAAGAGATCGAACACGCCGTAGTCCGCGCGATCAGCGGCTGA
- a CDS encoding 4Fe-4S dicluster domain-containing protein, whose protein sequence is MMTDSGGSTAVIDSTGLDALISVLAGRGRTVIGPTVRDGAIVLAEISSGHELPYGWGVELEAGYYRLRAREDGAAFANSAGPQSWKTFLHPQRVREWSAERGADGDFTVTEDTTSPPSYAFFGVRPCDLRAIAVQDRVLTGGQFTDPAYRGRRERAFLVAVECTEPGATCFCASMDAGPAAGPGYDLVLTEVLDDEGHRFLARAGSAEGESVLAELPRRPADDTTRAAAHERVTDAAGRMGRTMPAVDLHVLMRDTLAAERWNDVASRCLTCGNCTMVCPTCFCTTVEDITDLSGDHAERWRRWESCFDLEFTHLQSGPVRASQRSRYRQWATHKLGTWYDQFGSSGCVGCGRCIVWCPVGIDITEEAHALNNERAASASESAAFDEEPS, encoded by the coding sequence ATGATGACGGACAGCGGTGGCTCCACCGCAGTGATCGACTCGACTGGCCTGGACGCGTTGATCTCGGTTCTGGCCGGTCGGGGCCGAACTGTCATCGGACCCACCGTTCGCGATGGGGCCATCGTGCTGGCCGAGATATCCAGCGGCCACGAGCTCCCGTACGGCTGGGGCGTCGAGCTGGAGGCTGGCTACTACCGGCTGCGTGCTCGCGAGGACGGTGCCGCGTTCGCGAACAGCGCGGGGCCGCAGTCGTGGAAGACGTTCCTGCACCCGCAACGGGTACGGGAGTGGTCCGCCGAACGCGGCGCCGACGGCGATTTCACGGTGACTGAGGACACCACGTCGCCCCCATCGTATGCGTTCTTCGGCGTGCGCCCGTGCGATCTGCGGGCCATCGCGGTGCAGGACCGGGTGCTCACCGGCGGACAGTTCACGGACCCTGCTTATCGCGGGCGGCGCGAGCGGGCCTTCCTGGTGGCGGTGGAGTGCACCGAGCCGGGTGCCACGTGTTTTTGCGCGTCCATGGACGCCGGGCCGGCCGCTGGTCCCGGATACGACCTGGTGCTGACCGAGGTGCTCGACGACGAAGGGCATCGCTTCCTGGCCCGGGCCGGCAGCGCGGAGGGCGAGTCGGTGCTGGCTGAACTGCCGCGCCGCCCGGCCGACGACACCACCCGGGCCGCGGCGCACGAACGAGTCACCGACGCCGCAGGGCGCATGGGCCGCACCATGCCGGCGGTCGACCTGCACGTGCTGATGCGCGACACGTTGGCGGCCGAGCGCTGGAACGACGTCGCGTCACGCTGCCTGACCTGCGGTAACTGCACCATGGTCTGTCCCACCTGCTTCTGCACCACGGTCGAGGACATCACCGATCTCAGCGGTGACCATGCCGAGCGGTGGCGGCGCTGGGAGTCCTGTTTCGACTTGGAGTTCACCCACCTTCAGAGCGGCCCGGTCCGAGCCTCGCAGCGCAGCCGCTACCGGCAGTGGGCCACCCACAAACTCGGCACCTGGTACGACCAGTTCGGCAGCTCGGGGTGCGTCGGCTGCGGACGGTGCATCGTCTGGTGCCCGGTCGGCATCGACATCACAGAAGAAGCCCACGCGCTGAACAACGAGAGAGCAGCCTCCGCATCGGAGTCCGCCGCATTCGACGAGGAGCCATCGTGA
- a CDS encoding NADH-quinone oxidoreductase subunit B family protein, which translates to MSAEPDHRARRPKLAVWKFASCDGCQLTLLDCEDELLGIAENMEISYFLEASSAPGPGPYDLSLVEGSVTTQHDAERIQHIRNVSSRLVTIGACATAGGVQALRNYADVAEFLAVVYARPDYIETLATSTPISAHVPVDFELRGCPIDRGQLIEVIVAFLAGRTPNVPAHSVCFECKRRGNVCVTVAHGTPCLGPVTHSGCGALCPTYGRGCYGCFGPSNSTNFGAFIPLLRRDGMNTLDVVRVLRTFNTAAPEFDAASRKELRQ; encoded by the coding sequence ATGTCTGCTGAACCCGACCACCGCGCGAGGCGACCGAAACTGGCCGTGTGGAAGTTCGCGTCCTGCGACGGCTGTCAGCTGACCCTGCTGGACTGCGAGGACGAGCTGCTTGGCATCGCGGAGAACATGGAGATCTCCTACTTCCTCGAGGCATCCAGCGCGCCCGGGCCAGGACCATACGACCTGTCGCTGGTCGAAGGCTCGGTGACCACGCAGCACGATGCCGAGCGGATCCAGCACATCCGCAACGTCTCCAGTCGACTGGTGACCATCGGTGCCTGCGCCACTGCGGGCGGTGTGCAGGCGTTGCGCAATTACGCCGACGTGGCCGAGTTCCTCGCCGTCGTCTACGCCCGACCGGACTACATCGAGACCCTGGCTACCTCCACTCCGATCAGCGCGCACGTCCCCGTCGACTTCGAATTGCGCGGCTGCCCGATCGACCGCGGGCAGCTGATCGAGGTCATAGTGGCGTTTCTCGCTGGACGCACGCCGAACGTGCCCGCGCACAGCGTGTGCTTCGAATGCAAGCGGCGCGGCAATGTCTGCGTGACCGTCGCGCACGGCACGCCATGCCTCGGCCCGGTCACGCATTCCGGTTGCGGCGCGCTCTGCCCCACCTATGGACGCGGCTGCTACGGCTGCTTCGGCCCGTCCAACTCCACCAACTTCGGCGCGTTCATCCCGCTGTTGCGCCGAGACGGGATGAACACCCTCGACGTGGTACGGGTGTTGCGAACTTTCAACACCGCCGCCCCGGAGTTCGATGCAGCTTCGCGAAAGGAACTGCGCCAGTGA